A genomic window from Pelagibius sp. CAU 1746 includes:
- a CDS encoding P-loop NTPase fold protein produces MTKPLDDDLSAAATSTDADSAASTAQHPLHGSNALDWAVKTFGFDLNATGTQPGVEDLQKWLLSNDKSVTPDGIWGPQTLRATEEAYKEQALSDSAEQARRAPASGFTKAGGQEQQAEADEPEPASTPQPGDDNVSARPVALSDSAIENISQDRLGFRPYVEAVAEFILAEQTRPPLAIAIDAPWGRGKTSFMKLIDAQLHSDAQQTAVKVVTTWFNPWKFSEPEQVWAAFVANVTRALRDGLTPGQSWLFRLRRLGTKWHRHADLPFLLRIFVALAFLFIVGSLALMDWSSVRGALFADQKTLKAFYEAANASSGGIFWYAPASLVVVLALVYSYVTFTGKLGLNLLEYVEKTDFKDKIGTLSQFEDEMKKLSKAVPDTLKVVVFIDDLDRCRGKVLGEIIEALQLADVSRSCVFILGMDMRKVANAVESDREELTLSVDSPRTRMEHGSGYKFLEKIIQARLSLPAYDDKNMRALVRSAVGLGEVDEGPQGTGAAPAGAAPPVTKAGTGGGGIFQGPLRMVRELTREKREIPKDSKAVTDTAEDYGSKHFHNPRRLKRFINSFRLQTYLAGEVRRSDGDKGLPRPLRSRSTQLDRLARFLVLAEKWPALVDYMLREGLGAQTLGRRLADADKKSTSSSILEEVSSLPGEAAKQLSQLLAGPKSDDMLEAGDLKELAEWYGFTYYRGLQGKNGDS; encoded by the coding sequence ATGACCAAGCCACTCGACGACGATCTATCCGCAGCCGCAACGTCGACCGATGCCGACTCCGCGGCGAGCACGGCTCAGCATCCGCTTCACGGGTCGAACGCGCTGGATTGGGCGGTAAAGACCTTCGGATTTGACCTCAATGCCACGGGCACGCAGCCGGGCGTCGAAGACCTCCAGAAGTGGCTGCTCAGCAACGACAAGTCCGTCACCCCGGACGGCATCTGGGGGCCGCAGACACTACGGGCCACGGAAGAGGCTTACAAAGAGCAAGCACTCTCAGATTCCGCCGAGCAAGCCCGCAGGGCCCCAGCTTCCGGCTTTACCAAGGCGGGCGGCCAGGAACAGCAGGCAGAAGCCGACGAACCGGAGCCGGCTTCCACGCCGCAGCCCGGCGACGACAACGTCTCCGCCCGCCCGGTCGCGCTGAGCGACAGCGCCATCGAGAACATCAGCCAGGACCGTCTCGGCTTCCGGCCCTACGTCGAGGCCGTGGCGGAATTCATCCTCGCCGAGCAGACGCGTCCGCCCCTGGCGATCGCGATCGACGCGCCCTGGGGGCGCGGCAAGACCTCCTTCATGAAGTTGATCGACGCGCAGTTGCACAGCGACGCCCAGCAGACGGCGGTGAAGGTCGTCACCACCTGGTTCAATCCATGGAAGTTCAGCGAGCCGGAACAAGTCTGGGCGGCCTTCGTGGCCAACGTCACCCGCGCGCTGCGCGACGGCCTCACTCCGGGACAGAGCTGGCTGTTCCGCCTCAGGCGGCTGGGTACCAAGTGGCACCGGCATGCCGATCTTCCGTTTCTGTTGCGGATCTTCGTGGCCCTCGCCTTTCTTTTCATCGTCGGCAGCCTCGCACTGATGGACTGGAGCAGCGTTCGCGGCGCGCTCTTCGCCGACCAGAAAACCCTGAAGGCCTTCTATGAAGCGGCCAACGCTTCATCCGGGGGCATATTCTGGTATGCCCCCGCCAGCCTCGTCGTCGTGCTCGCCTTGGTCTACAGCTACGTCACCTTCACCGGCAAACTCGGACTGAACCTTCTGGAATACGTCGAGAAGACGGACTTCAAGGACAAGATCGGCACGCTGTCGCAGTTCGAGGACGAGATGAAGAAGCTGAGCAAGGCCGTGCCCGACACCCTCAAGGTCGTGGTGTTCATCGATGACCTCGACCGCTGCCGGGGCAAGGTTCTGGGGGAGATCATCGAGGCCCTGCAGCTTGCCGACGTCTCGCGTTCCTGCGTCTTCATTCTAGGCATGGATATGCGGAAGGTCGCCAACGCGGTCGAGAGCGACCGGGAGGAACTGACGCTCTCCGTAGACAGCCCCCGAACCCGCATGGAACACGGCAGCGGCTACAAGTTCCTGGAAAAAATCATTCAGGCCCGGCTGAGCCTGCCGGCCTACGACGACAAGAACATGCGTGCCCTCGTGCGCTCGGCCGTGGGACTGGGCGAGGTGGACGAAGGACCGCAGGGAACAGGCGCTGCCCCGGCCGGGGCAGCCCCTCCCGTCACGAAAGCAGGGACCGGCGGAGGCGGAATATTTCAGGGCCCGCTGCGGATGGTGCGGGAGCTGACCCGGGAAAAGCGGGAGATTCCGAAGGACTCGAAAGCGGTGACAGATACCGCGGAGGACTACGGCAGCAAGCACTTTCATAACCCGCGCCGCCTGAAACGCTTCATCAACAGTTTTCGGCTGCAAACCTACCTGGCAGGCGAGGTTCGCCGCAGCGACGGCGACAAAGGCCTGCCGCGCCCCTTGCGTTCTCGATCCACCCAACTGGACCGTCTGGCCCGCTTCTTGGTGCTGGCTGAGAAATGGCCTGCACTGGTGGACTACATGCTGCGGGAAGGCCTGGGCGCCCAGACCCTCGGCCGCCGGCTGGCCGATGCTGACAAAAAAAGCACCTCTTCCTCCATCCTGGAGGAAGTCTCCAGTCTGCCCGGCGAGGCCGCCAAACAGTTGTCCCAGCTTCTTGCCGGCCCGAAAAGCGATGACATGCTGGAGGCCGGCGACCTGAAGGAACTCGCAGAGTGGTATGGCTTTACCTACTACCGCGGACTTCAGGGCAAGAACGGCGATTCCTGA